The Loxodonta africana isolate mLoxAfr1 chromosome 6, mLoxAfr1.hap2, whole genome shotgun sequence genomic interval acatgttatcaggagagaccagtctccggagaaggacatcatgcttggtagagtggagggccagtgaaaaagaggaagaccctcaacgaggtggattgacacagtggctgcaacaatgggctcaagcataactattatgaggatggtgaatgtcgtggattgaattatgtctccccaaaaatgtgtgtatcaattgggctgagccatgatttctggtattgtgtgattttcctatatgttgtaaattctgcctctatggtattaatgagggaggatgggtggcagttttgttagtgaggcaggactcaatctacaggatcagattgtgtcttgaggcaatctcttgagatataacagagagaagcaagcagagagacagggggacctcatatcaccgagaaagcagtgctgggagcagggcgtgtcctttggactcagagtccctgtgtagagaagctcctagtctgggggaagattgctgagaaggctgacagagagagaaagccttcccctggagctgacaccctgaatttggacttttagtctactttactgtgagaaaataaactcttcgttaaagacatccacttgtggcatttctgttgtagcagcactaggtgacaaaGACAGCgaagtactgggcagtgtttccttctgttataaatagggtctctgtgagtcggaatcgactccacagcatctAACAATGACATTTGTCACTTTCTGTTAGTGACCTCTGCATTTGCTGTGAGCCTCATAACTGCCTTTTCCTGTACACGTAAACAAATACCATACAACTaaacactcactaaaaccaaagcaaaaccaaaccaataagCATCTTTTGTACAATTGTCTACTTATTATATGTATTTCAACAATAGCTAATTAACACGCCTTGAATTTATATTTGTTTATGGAATGCCCAGGGGTCTAACTTTGTGTTTTTCCAAGCAGAGAATCATTCACCAGTTTTTGAATATTCTCAGCCTTTCCAcatttgctttatttcattttcaattaTAAATTGTAATACAGAAGGGTGTAATGGCAAAATATTTCCCGACTCATTATATCATCACCAGATAACATCAATTAAcattaaaatcataaaataatatataaacaagacaaaaaataaaaataactaaagCTAGAAACCTCATTACAATCCAGTATCTTGGGGCTCAAATTCTAGACCCTAAGTTTCTGTGTGAACATATGTGAGTTACACCTTCCTTCTGACTCACTTTAGTATGATGCtttattgttattactaatgATATTGCTATTTTTGTTATTATCCTTGGCATACTCCCTCTATaacatttcctaaaaaaaaaaaagaactcctaAATCATCTCCTGGAAGTGAGTTAAGAAATCaacaaaccgttgccatcaagtggattccaacacatagtgaccctataggacagagtagtactgcccgataaggtttccaaggctgtaaaacttcaCAGGAGCGacggtcacatctttcttctgtgtagaggctggtgagttggaacactgatcttttggttagcagtccagtgtttaaccactgtgccatcagggatccctattatcagctttcctgtcctttcctgactTCCAGGCCTTGCCCTTGGgcttgtgtgcccatttagtctccttttgttttatagtcctatctaatctttggctgaagggtgaacctcaggagtgacttcagtactgagttaaaaaggtgtctggggctatactcttggggttCCTCCAATTTCtggcagaccagtaagtctggtctttttttatttttttgtgagctaaaattttgctgtacttttttctccggctctgtccaggaccctccactgtgatccctgtcagagcagtcagtggtggtagctgggcaccatctagttgtactggactcagtctggtggagagtGTAGTACTGGTGGTGCATTAGTCATTTGGACAAATATTTCCCTcttgtgtctggttttcttcattctcccttgctccagatgggagcagatattatgccaattgagctagatgttccctgagaccacggtgcccattgccctcagcccagtaatttggtccctctcAAGCGGTTTGagtgtatctatggagcttccaggaccttgccttgcacaagttgtgctggcttccctagtattgtgtgcccttcaccagagttaccacttatctattgtctatttagtgtttttctgtccccacctctctcctccctcataaccatcaaagattgtttctttttaaccACTTTGTTGTATATATAACcactttgttatatatatatgcagcttACTTTTTTTCACTTCACAATATATTCCCAAGATTCTTGATTATTCTATGTGTTTATTTCAAATGTTTTAAACATCATGCAACTATGTATCAGTTTATTTGTGTAATCTTATGTTGGAGGGTATTTAGACtcttttgctatttttttcttcagcgaTGAACAGCAAAGCGACGATCAATCTTTTTTCCTTCTAAGATATACGTCTAGAAGTGAATTCTTGAGTagcaaaatatacattttttctgtCATTTATATCCATTTTAGTCTTATATATGGAAGCTCCattacatatttctttttttgccaTTTATTTATACTATTCAGCCCCAGAGGTGACACCCTGGTTACACTGGAGAGGATCTGCTTGAGTAACTGGGGGGATGGCACACTGTGGGGATTGACGGTTATTGATGCCAATCCTTGTACTCCAGTTCTGGGGTCTTTACCAAGTCTCTGTGAGTCTGGCCTGTTTGTATTTATAACTTCCATGAGAACATGAGGGAAAACTGTTCTATCTATAAATTATCTTGGCTTTCAACTGTCTCTAGTGAATAAGTGCATCATATTAAATGTTTCCTTCTTTATCCTCTTAAATGGTTAAATTTCTCTTCAAAGGTTGTACTGATTAAACAAAACTAGCAGTGCGTGAGCTcccattttctttatctttctttgttttgatgagtgtgttaagtatatatcattaaaaaagtttgcatttccttctttctaatgacttccagtatcttttcaaaacattttcagccattttattttcattttctatttttctactaGATATTTGGCAATACTAAACTTTGGATTGCTAGAATTTTAAAAGGAGTATTGATTTTTGAAGGACAAGTTCCTCCTCcttgttcttatttttcataCATTCTTGGGATGTTCTTTGATACAACCGCAAAATCAATTGCATTTGATTTGTCTATCTTCATATAAAAGACAGGTCAATTAAACTTCTAAAACATAACCTGGAGGACTTTCTGTGATCTgaataagcagatttttttttttttgtcatatgaCAAGGCATAATAGATGGATAAGTGTACTACATTAAATGTAAGAAATTCTGTTGAACAAAAACACCATTAGAGAGTGAATATAAAAGCGACAAAGTGGAAGGAGATATTTGCACATCATATGATCAGCAAAGGCCCACATCCAGAATGTAtaaggagctcctaaaaatcaataaaaaaaagtgcAGACCACAGGTACTATCCCTAACAGAATATCCAAATGACCACTAGATGTATGAAAAGATGTCCAACTTCATTCACCAGTAAGAAAGTGCAAGTGAAGCATAAGATACACATTAAatggctaagaaaaaaaaaaaaaaagacaatattaaTTTTACAACAATGTGAAGCAAATGCAACTCTCATATACTTTTAGGGTGCATATAAATTGCTATAAACATGCTTTGAAAACTTTTTGGCAATATTTAAGAAACGAACTTCTGCTTACCCGTTACTGCCCTCCTTTATGTGGTTGCGTGTTTTCGGCCCAGCCTCCATAGGGCCTCCTTAACATCCTTGTTCCGTAGACTGTAGATGAGGGGGTTGAGCATGGGAATGACCAGGGTGTAGAAGATGGAGACCACCTTGCCCTGTTCCATGGACTCCACAGCCTCTGGCTGGGTGTACATGACAAAGATGGTCCCATAAAATAGGGACACTGCAATCATGTGGGAGCCACAGGTGGAGAAGACCTTGTGTCTCCCAGTTCCTGAGTGCATCCTCAGGATGGTCACTGTGATGTAGCCATAGGAGATGAGGACAACGAGCGTGGTGCTCACAATGATCAGCCCACAGATGCTGAACATGACCAGCTCATTGAAGGCCGTGTTGGTGCAGGCAATCTGGAGCAGGGGTGGCACATCGCAGAAGAAGTGGTTGATGAGATGGGAGCTACAGAACGAGAGGCGGAATGTGAGGCTGGTCTGCACAATGGAGTTGACACAGCCTCCACAGTAGGTGCCCAGCACCAGGTGGGTGCAGGCTGAGGGGCACATAGTGACCGGGTACCGCAGGGGGCTACAGATAGCCAtgaagcggtcataggccatggtgGCCAGGAGGAAAGTCTCGGTGGTACCCAGCAGGCAGAAGAAGAAGAACTGGGTGGCACAGCCAGTGAAAGTGATGACCTTGGTTGGGGAGAATAAGTTGGCCAGGGCCTTTGGGGCGATGACAGAGGAGTAGCAGAGGTCTAGGAGGGAGAGGTTcttgaggaagaagtacatgggggagtGGAGGCGGGTGTCCACTGTAATGACCATGATCATTGTGAGGTTTCCCAGCATGGTCACCACATACAGGGCCAGGAACACAGCAAAGAGCAGGGCCCGTGTCTCCAGCTCACCCTCAAACCCCACTAGCACAAACTCCTGCAATGACAGTCCTGAGAGATTCCTATCTCTGTGTGTTGGCATGGTCCCAGATTATGGACGAGGTGGGGCAGAGAGGGGTCAGTGAGATGAAGTGGGTCACTGTTCACTGTCACATGTCCTCCTGGAGCACAGGGCCTGTCAGTGTCACTGGCCGCTGCCCAGGGGATGACAGCTGCCTGGTTCTCACTCCAGATGAGCTTGGCCTGTAAGGACGACTTTTCCTCTGACAGTGAATTCACAAACAGGTATGGAGCTCCCACCATGTCAACCCAGGAAGCAAGGAAGCCACCAAAGACTCCCAGGTCCTGTTGAAAGGATCCAGGGGCCAATTAAAAAGTGCTCCTATTAGCCAAAGATGAAATAATTTCAGcatcaaacataaataaataaacaaacactaACTAACTAAATAAACTAAACAAATTGAAGCATAACAAATGTATAAAAATCTGTGAGCTCATAATGACACTccaaaaagtaaataataaaaacatgaaccaaaaaaacccccaaaaactCATTAGTCCACTTTGGGGGTTGTTATGGCACCATCTCATTATTCTGCCAATTTAtaagtaaaaaaattaaacacttatggttCCTTTCCTCTTGGGGTTATTATTTCAGAGCAACCAACGAGTTGAGTAGGTGAAGTTCTTTTTCATTGCTATCAATGCAGAAGTAACAATAGACCTACAAGGTCACTGCTTTGTCCTCTgaatgaagatacagtcctgggCATTAGCCACCGATGGCCGCTAACACCAGTAGGTTGAGGGTGACAGGGACCTCCACACTGGATGGTCAACTGGCAGCACCAGGCCTCATTGATCCATCTTACAGAACTCAAGTGGGGAAATAGGAGGTTAAGGGCTTCCTACTGGGACGTGCTAGGAAGTTCACAGCCCTCCTGTGAAGTATTCCCACCATGATGAGGAGGAAAGAAACAAATGAACTTGAATCTGATCAAACTCTCCACCTAACTACCCATAGACTGGAAATGGTATTAAACAGGGCATTATGGGCATTATGTGTAAAATGACCATAGGGctacaactgaacaaaatcagCATCTGTGAGACTCTACTGGACAAATGACTTGGtgttttcaacaaataaatggcaGGAGAAATGAGGCGGGCGGGTGGGAGAGGTAGTTTTGTCATGCGTGAGACAGGACTTCAGAGACAAAGCAAACAAATGCCACACACGAGCTCCGAATCCAATCAGCCATGTATGAAAATTATCTCAGACAATTGGGAACATACACGGGGTGGTGGATGACATTTAGGGACAGTTGCTAATTTTGTGGAGTGTGATGCTGGTATTTCAGGGATGTTTTCAAAAGCTCTGTATTTGTCAGAGATACAAACTGCAGTGTTGGAGGAAACATGTAGTCCTGAATTTGCTTTAAGATTCTCTCAGCGACTATGATAACAATGAAACGTGGGAGGATCGGTGAAAGGACAGCAGAGCAAAGATAATTTTGTATTTACAGGTGTGTGAAATTTTCcctaataaaaagttaaaaaaaaatgtattgagtACTTACGCCCTATAAGAGTCTGAGATGCTACTGAGCGTGTGCGGAGAAGCCTGACAGAGCTGATGGAGCTGAGTTAGTAGCCCCTGTGTGGGACAGAAGGTCAGCCCCTCCCCTACCAAGAGTCAGTGCTGTGCCCCCTGTGGGCCTGCACCCTCCTTGGTGCTTTTCCCTCCCTGCCCACATATCCCACCCTGCTCTTTCTGCCTTATTCACTTATCCACTCACTCAGTTGTGTTTACTGAACACACCTAGAGCCCCAGTTCTGTGCCTGGTAGATTATATCTCCAGCTCCCGGATGAAGGCTAAATAGCGACCAGCTCTCCCCAGGTTATAGAGAGTGCTATCTGTCTCCCCTGGAGGTCTTGGTACCCTGACCCTGTACCTGGTTGCAGTGGCCCTCTGTCAGCCAGGGTCTCTGTGTCCTTGAGGACCTCAGGGGTTTCATCAATGCCCAGCTGTCAGACAGATCATGGGCAGGGACAGCCCAGTCCCAGGGTCTGAGAGCTAGCAGAGACAGGCAAAGACACATGCAGAGATGGCGTACTCTCTCCATTGTCCTCACTCAGGCCCACTCGCATGGCCGTCAGCATTTCTTCAGGGCCAGAATGCTTTAGGCAGGGTGGTCACTCTCCTATGTGATGCCAGGCAGAGTtggaccctgcctggtcctgccttcATCACAGCACAGAACATGCAGGATGGCCCTGAGCATGGTGGGCTCTGCAGAAATGCTAGCCCCCAGCAGTGCCACAAAGGCTGGCCAGAGAGAGCCCTACTGGGGGAGACtgggtgagagagagaagaaggaaggcaGGTGTGAGCTCCAGGAGGGACAGTCAGGGTGACATTGCAGGCAGGTCTCATGGACCCCAGAGTCCAGGCCCTGGGCTGAAAGAGTGGCCTTTGGAGGAATGAGCTCCCCAAGGCGAAGTCATGGAAGACAAAGGTATGTGTGGAAGCCCATCCAGAGTCCCTCCTGACCCTACTTGCTCTCCAAAATGCTATTCCTGGGCTGGTCAGTGAGAACCTACTATTTCAACAGAAGGGGTACAGATGAAAGCATGGGTCATCCTATTTTCCTCTCCTGGGGAGACATCCATTCCTACCGACTATGACAGGACAAGGGTGTCCAGTCAAAACACCCTGGGCTCTGGACCTGCCTATTGGGCTGCTGAGCTGGGAGAAGTGGGGGATGAGAAGGGACACTGCCGTGTCAGCAGCCCTGGTGATACTCTTGGTTCTGATGGACGCTCCATGCTCACCCACTGTCACTCGTTCATGATAGGGACACCAGAGCTGAGGTGGTTCATCTCTCCCTCACCATCTTCTTACTAGTATATTTTGCCACTGTCAGCCCCCAGGTCTTCAAAAAATGGAATAAATCCAGCAGAGTAGCCATTGAGGCCGTGGGGTAAGATATGGCAGggccaccagcatttcctccCCAAAGCCCAGCTCTGTTTCTAAACAAGGCAAACCCTGCCGCTCCTAGAGGACCTGATGGCATCTTTGGACATCAGCTTGTCAACCAGCCTTCACTAGCCTTCACTACCGCCCAGGAAATGCAGTCATGTGATGAAGGAGAGCCCAAGTGCTCTGTGACCCTGTGTCTGTAATGAACACATAATCTGTCCTTTCTGCCCTATTCATAGTCACTGAgagtggtccctggaccagcagtcCCGCCATCATCTGGAGCTTCTTAGAAATGCAGAAACTTGACTTGACCTGCTGAGACAGAAACTGAGTTGAAATGAGTCTAGGGAGGTCTTGCTTTCAGTGTGGCTTTGGGAGGCTCTGCGCCTAATGTCCTTGAAGCTGAGGCCAGAGCTCAGCAAGTGCAGGAGGGTGGTCAGTTTGTCACCTGCCAAGAGCAGCCCTTGAGTGCTTCCTGTGTACACATGCCCTTGGCCACCTCATTCACGTATTATCTTTTACCTATGGGCAGCCCTTCTGGGGGTATCTTACCCAACCTTTTCCAGATGAAAGCCCCAAACCACCCAAGAAGGTGTGCTCTGGGGTCTCCCAGGCTCCTGACTCTGATCTGTACTGATGGTGATGACCCGGCACTGAAGATCCCTGTCCCACCCATCTAGAGATGGACCCTCGGCAgtgaaaagagggagagaaactgtTAGATGGGGTACCTGAGTCCCAGATGGGTGCGGGTGCTTCAGGTTCTGGTGCAGGGTGCTGCCGGGTACTCAATGGAGACAGGGGAGACTCAGCTCTGCTTCTCCACGCCTGGTTCCTGTTGCTGGGTGGCACAATGTTGGGGATTTCTCATCGTGGGATCACTGCAGGGACTTTTCTCTGTGCCTGGCAAGGGTTGGACTTGGGCATCATATGGCCAATTAGGGGAGAGCCTGGCCTGCTGCCCTGGGACTCCTGGCCCCCTGGGTCTCAGGAGGCTATAGCCTTGTCACCCATCTGTGTCTGATCACCTTGCCTTAAGATGGGGGTGGAGGCAGCCTGAAGTCCCTCAGCAGCCCCTGGAGGGTCAACAGGAGACAAGCTCAAACAACTGGGAGGAAGCTGGAGGCCTTTGTTGGGATCTCGCTCCCTTCTGGGCGCAGGGGGACAGCTATCCCATAGCCCTGCCGTCAACTCCCCCACACGCTGCTCATCtaaatgtgtattttttccaGAAGTGTGTCTGCATGCTGGTGGATTTTTGTTTGAACCACACCCCAACATCCGTCAGTTCACATGACAATACGTAGGCATGTCTCTAAGTTAGTGAGTGGTTTCAGGTGTCCCCTCAGTGGCCCTTTGCTGGGGCACAGTACACCTCCTTAGGCTTCTTCCCAGGACACACACTCCGCCCACATTCTTTCTCTTCATGGACAAAGGATGCACTGAATGTCCTCATGAGCCCCTGTGCACATTCCCGCAGGCTGAGTTTCCACAGATAGCATCATGCGCTATCAGTGGACAGTTTATTTTGTAAACACTGCTTTTTTCTCTGCAAAAATATACATTTTCGTTTCTCCCCTGGCACATGACAAAGTATGTGTCCCTTCCTCTCACGAGTGCTTCATGTTACCAGTCTTCTTCATATTTGCTCATCTAATGGGCAAATTGTCTAATTTTAGGTTCATGTCTCTCCTTCCTAAAGAGACCTCTTCCTATATTCATTGCCCATTTGCAGCCCTACTTCTGTGCTCCTTCTCTTTCAAATGACGTCTTGTATCCTGGCCCCCAGTCAGCTGAGAATGTTCCTACCTGACCTGGGCAGCCTGATTCTCAAAGAGACACCTTGGCCAGGCAGTCCAGGCAGCTGAGCCCACCTAGTGGGTGCTCCCATCCCAGGCCATGTGCCCCAAGGCTTGATGAGAGGTGGCTAGTCGGCGAATTCACAGCTTTGTTTGCCAGTGTGAGACAGAGACATCTccctatttttggtttaaagaaaaatCTCAACCTAGTCACCTAGGTGGCACTGTCCACAGAACTTTTAGGACGGTGGACATGGTATCTCTCTGCCCTGCCCAATATGGCAGCCACCAGCCGCATGTGAATAGTGAACTCTTGGAAAATGCGGATTTCACCCTGAAACATAATTTTTAGTTAAATTAAAGTAGTTGttagttgtcgttaggtgccgtcaaattagttctgacccatagcaaccttataaacaacagaacgaaacactgccccatcccgcaccatcctcacaatcattgttacactcgagcccattgttgcagccactgtgtcagtccatcttgtcaagggtcttcctcttttccactgaccctctaccttaccaagcatgatgtccttctcaagggacaggtccttcctgataacatgtccaaagtccatgaGACAAGTCTAGCCATCatcacttccaagaagcacccTGGCTGAACTttttctaggacagatttgtttgttcttctggcagcctgtggtatattcaatattcttctccaacaccataatttagaggcatcaatccttcttcagtctaacttattcattgtccaggtcttgcatgcatatgaggtgactgaaaatatcatggcttgggtcaggcacaccgtagtcttcaaggtaacatctttgcttttcaacactttaaagaggtcttttgcagcagatttgcccaatgcaatgcttcgtttgatttcctgacttctatttccacgggtgttgattgtggaaccaagtaaaatgaaatccttgacgacttcaatcttccctccatttatcatgatgttgtttatcagtccaattgtgaagatttttgttttctttatgttgaggtgtaatccatactgaagtctgtagtccttgatcttcatcagtaagttcttgaagtcctcttcgttttcagcaaacaaggttgtgtgatttgcataatgcaggttgttaatgagtcttccactaatcctgattgatgttcttcctcatatagtccagctactcggattatttgctcagcatacagattaaataagtatggtgaaaagatacaaccctgatgcacacctttcctgacttaaaaccatgcagtatcgcCTTATTCTGTTtcaacaactgcatcttgatatATATACAGGTTtgacatgagcacaattaagtgttctggaattcctattcttcaaaattttatccataatttgttatgattcacacagcctaatgtctttgcacagtcaataaaacacagataaacatctttctggtagtctctgctttcaggcaagatccatgtgacttcggcaatgatatctctcactctacatcctcttctgaatctggcttgaatttctggcagctccctgttgatatactgctgcaacccctt includes:
- the LOC100658249 gene encoding olfactory receptor 9S13-like, whose translation is MPTHRDRNLSGLSLQEFVLVGFEGELETRALLFAVFLALYVVTMLGNLTMIMVITVDTRLHSPMYFFLKNLSLLDLCYSSVIAPKALANLFSPTKVITFTGCATQFFFFCLLGTTETFLLATMAYDRFMAICSPLRYPVTMCPSACTHLVLGTYCGGCVNSIVQTSLTFRLSFCSSHLINHFFCDVPPLLQIACTNTAFNELVMFSICGLIIVSTTLVVLISYGYITVTILRMHSGTGRHKVFSTCGSHMIAVSLFYGTIFVMYTQPEAVESMEQGKVVSIFYTLVIPMLNPLIYSLRNKDVKEALWRLGRKHATT